TCGCATTCGCTCATCTTTACCAGATGTCGTGAGCAGACCGTGTCACCGCTTCGGACAGCGCGTTTGTCGGTAAAGCGGCTCATCCTATTGAAGATAAGTTTCAATTTCGAAACCAGTCACGTCAACTATTGACTACCCGACCGGCCGAAGGCAGGGTGACCGCATCGGACACTCGAAGGGAGCCGAAAGTGTCACCCCGAATCCCCCTGCGCCGCCTGGCGGTGCTCACCGCGGCGGGCGTGGGCCTGGCCGCCGGCCTGGTGCCGGTCGCCGCCCAGGCCGAGCCGCCACCGTCCCGCCAGGCCGACTACCAGGCCGCCGCCGAGGAGTACGGCGTACCCGTCGCGGTGCTGCTCGGCGTGTCCTACCTGGAGTCCCGCTGGGACGCCAACGCCGGGACGCCCAGCACCTCCGGCGGTTACGGCCCGATGCACCTTACCGATGCCACCTACGTGGCCGCGCAGCCCACCGCCGTTCCGGAGAACGTCGAGCCGGCCGTGCCCGAGGACGCCCGCGGTGACGACAGCCGCCCCAAGGCCGCCGGGCACCCGACGGACGCCCCGCCGCCCGCCGAGGCGGCGCTGCACACCCTGCCGGCTGCCGCGGCGCTGACCGGGCTGAGCGCCGAGGCGCTGCGCACCGACCCCGTCGCCAACATCCGGGGCGGCGCCGCGCTGCTGGCGTCGTACCAGCAGCAGCTGGACGGCCCGCGCGGCGCCGACAGCGACCCGAACGCCTGGTACGCCGCGGTGGCCCGCTACTCCGGCGCCGACAACGAGCAGGCCGCCGCCGCGTTCGCCGACGAGGTCTACGCGACGCTGCGCGACGGTGCCAGCCGCACCACCGACGAGGGCCACCCGCTCGCCCTGCCCGGCCGCGGCGTCAACCCGGTCAAGGAGTGGCTGTCCCGGCTCGGCCTGCCCCGGCTGGAGCGGCCGGACGGCATCGAGTGCCCGATCGACATCTCCTGCGAATCGCTGCCCGCGCCCTACCAGGCGTTCGGCGACGGCGACTACGGCAACCACGACCTGGGCAACCGGCCGCAGTCGCAGCGCATCGAGTACATCGTCATCCACGACACCGAGGGAAGCTGGGCCACCACCCTGCGGCTCATCTCCGACCCGACGTACGTGAGCTGGCACTACACCCTGCGCTCGGTCGACGGGCACATCGCCCAGCACGTGAAGTCGAAGAACGTCGCCTGGCACGCGGGCAACTGGTTCGTCAACGCCAAGGCGATCGGCCTGGAGCACGAGGGCTTCGCCGCGCACGGCGGCTGGTACACCGAGGCGCTCTACCGCACCTCCGCGAAGCTGGTGCGGCACCTGGCGCTGCGGCTCGGCATCCCGCTGGACCGCAACCACATCATCGGCCACGACAACGTGCCCGGCACCATCTCGTCGACGATCTCCGGCATGCACTGGGACCCGGGCCCGTACTGGGACTGGGCGCACTACTTCGAGCTGCTCAAGGCGCCGTTCCGGGGCCTGCCGGAGCCGCTGGCCGGGCACGCCGGGCTGGTCACGCTCAACCCCGACTACGCCACCAACAAGCCCGCCTTCACCGGCTGCACCGGCGCGGGGACCAACCCGTGCCCGGCCCGCTCCAGCTCCTCGGTGATCCTGCGTACCGCGCCGAACCTCACCGCGCCGCTGGTGCGCGACCCGGGCCGGTGCGGCACCAAGGCCAGCACCATGACGGTCAGCGACCACTGCGCGCGGGGCTCCGCCGGGCAGACCTTCGCCGTCGCCGAGCGCACCGCCGAGTGGACCGCGATCTGGTACCTCGGCCAGAAGGCCTGGTTCCGCAACGCCGACGCCGGCCCGCTGTGGAACACCGGCTTCCTGGTCGAGCCGAAACCGGGCCTGGCGAGCATCCCGGTGTTCGGGCGGGCCTACCCGGAGGCGGCGGCATACCCGGCGGGCGTGCCCGTGCAGGCGGTCAGCGCGTACACGCAGTACACGATCGCGGCGGGCCAGCGCTACGCGGCCGGTCCGGTGCTGACGAGCGAGTACTACCGGGCCAGCACGTTCGACTGGTCGTCGCCCGGCGACGGCACCGTCATCCGCGGCGACACGCAGTACGTGCAGATCCAGTTCGGCCACCGCATCGGGTACGTGAAGCGCGACGACGTGGTGATCCGCCCGGCCGTCGTCTACTGACCCACCGCAACGGAGAAGGGCTCCCCGCGATCCGCGGAGAGCCCTTCTTTCACGCTCGTCGTCAGCTCGGGCGTACGTACCCGGCGACCGGCATGTACTTGATGTACGCCATGCGGACCACGTCGCCGGTGTGCGGCGCGTGCACCATGACCCGCTCGCCGCCCACGGTGCCGACGTAGATGCCGACATGGTGCAGGTCGCTGAAGAAGAAGACCAGGTCACCGACCCTGGCGTTGGCCGCGCTGACCCGGGTGCCCTCGCCCCACTGGTCCTTGGTGTAGTGCGACAGGCTCACCCCGGCCTGCTTCCACGCCTGCTGGGTGAGGCCGGAGCAGTCGAAGGTGTTCGGGCCCGCGCTGCCCCACACGTACTTCTTGCTGATCTGCTTGCAGGCCCAAGCCGCGGCGATCTGGCCCTTGCCGCTGCCCATCTGCGCCGGGCAGGCACTGCCGATCTTCAGCGAGCCGCCGGGGGCGCCCGAGCCGTAGGCCCGCGTGCGCAGCTTCTGCAGCTCCGTCATCTGCGCCTCGATGACCTTCTTCTTGGCCGCCATGTCGGCGTCCTTGGCCTTCTGCTCGGCGATCGCGGCGTCCAGCGCCGACTTCTCGACGTCGTACTTCGCCTTGGCCTCGGTCGTCGCGGCGATCTGCTGCTGCTTGTCGTGGGCCAGGTACTCCAGGATCATCAGCTGGTCGGCGAACTGCTTCGGCGAGCCGCCGGACAGCATCGCGTTCACCTGGGCGCTGCGGCCGCCCTTGTAGTACTCGGCGGCGATGACGCCGACGCGGGTGCGGGTGACCTCGACGGTGAGCCGCAGCGGCGACAGCTTCTGCTCGATCGCCGTCGCCTTCTTCTGCAGCTTCTTCAGGTCGCTGTGGACCTTGTTGTACTCCTCGATCAGCGGTTCGAGCTTCTCCCAGGTCTTGCTGATCTCAGCTTCGATCTCGGCGATCGTGTCCGGCTCGGCATGCGCGGGCAGCGCCGGCGCGAGGCCGACGAGCAGCGCGGCGACCAGCACGAGCACGCGGGTGAGCGAACGCGACGCGGTACGGAGGGGGGACACCGGAGCTCCTTTTCCGCCTACCGCGACCGGGCGAAGGAGGGGAGCCCTGTCAGCGGTGTCCGGTGCGGGGTCGCGAGGGGTCACGGCCCGGCGTACGCACCAGACGGACACCAACCCTAGAAAACAAGGTGAGCCGGTTTCAAGCCGCCGACAGGACAACTTCGCTGAGCTGCGCGAATGTCACGCAGCGTGCCCCAGCAGACCCGCGTTCACGCAGCCGGCGCCATGATCGCGTTCAGCACGTCGTCCAGCGTGACCACGCCCACCGGCACCTGTCCCTCGCTCACCAGCACGATGTGGCGACGCTCGCGGCGCATCGACAGCAGCAGCTCGGCCAGCGAGCGGTCCGGCGGCACGATCGCCAGCGGCCGGATCAGCCCGCCGGGGATCGGCTCGCGGCGGCTCGCGCCCTCCATGCCCAGCACGTCCTTGATGTGCACGAAGCCCAGCACCCGCCGGCTCCCCCGCGACACCACCGGGAAGCGGGACCGCCCGGTGCGCGTCGCCAGCACCTCCAGCGTCGCCGGAGAGGTGTCGTCGGTGACGCTGGTGACCGACGACCACGGCCGCAGTGCGTCCGCCGCCGTCCGCTGGTTCAGGGCCAGCGCGCCCGCGATCCGCGCATGCTGCTCCGGGTCCAGCAGGCCCTCGGTGTGCGCCTGGGCCACCAGCCCGGCCAGCTCCTCCGCCGTGAACACGGTCTTCACCGCGTCGGCCGCCTCGATCCGCCACAGCCGCAGCACCTGCCGCGCCGCCCACTTCATCGCCACCAGCAGCGGCTTGGTCGCCACGCAGAAGGCCAGCATCGGCGGGCCCAGCCACAGCACGCTCGCCTCGGGACCGGCCAGGGTGATGTTCTTCGGCACCATCTCGCCGATCACCGTGTGCAGGAAGACCACGATGAGCAGGGCGATCACGAACGCGGTGGGATGCAGCATGTTCTGCGGCAGACCGAGCGCACCGAACGGCTTCTCGATGAAGTGCGCCAGCGCCGGCTCCGCGATCGCGCCCAGCGCCAGCGAGCACAGCGTGATGCCGAGCTGCGCGCCCGCGATCATCAGCGGGATCTGGTTCATCGCGGACAGCGCCCACTTCGCGGGGCGCGAGGTCTGCGCCTTCGGCTCGATGACGGTACGCCGGGACGCGATCAGCGCGAACTCGGCGCCGACGAAGAACGCGTTGCCGAGCAGCAGCCCGACCGTGATGAGCAGCTCAGTCATCGTCGTCGCCCGCCAGCCGCACCAGGCGCACCTGCTCCACCCGGTGCCGGTCCATCTCCACCACCGTGAACTCCCAGTCGTTGGCCAGCACCGTGTCGCCGACCCCCGGGATCCGGCCCAGCTCCGCCATCAGGAAGCCGGCGAGCGTCTCGTACGGGCCCTCCGGCAGCCGGAAGCCCGTCTGCTCGTCCAGCTCGTCCTCGCGCAGCATGCCGTCGACCAGCCAGGTGCGCACGCCGCCCGGCACGGTCACCTCGACCGAGCCGGACTCCTCCTCCTCGGCGGTGTCGTGCTCGTCGGCGATCTCCCCGACCAGCTCCTCCACGAGGTCCTCGATGGTCACCACGCCGTCCGTGCCGCCGTACTCGTCGACCACGATGGCGAAGTCGGACCGGCCCGCGCGCAGCGCCGCCACCACCTTGTCCAGGTCCAGCGAGCCCGGCACCAGCACCGGCTCCCGGGCCACCGCGGCGACCGTGGTCAGCGCGCGCCGGGCCGGGGGCACGGCCAGCGCGTCGTTGACCGACACCACACCCGTGACCGTGTCCAGTGTCTGCTCGTACACCGGGAACCGGCTGTGCCCGGTCTCGCGTACCGCCTCGAACAGCTCGGCGACCGTCGCCGAGCCGGACAGCCCCACCACGTCGATGCGCGGCGTCATCGCCTCGGCCGCGTGCTTGTCGCTGAACCGCACCGTGCGCTGCAGCAGCAGCGCCGTCTCCGTCGGCAGCGCGCCGGCCTGCGCCGAGATCGCCGCCAGCAGCCCCAGCTCCTCCGGCGAGCGGGCGCTGGCCAGCTCCTCCTGCGGCTCGATGCCCATCCGGCGCACCAGCCAGTTCGCCGTCTCGTTCAGTGCGTTGATCAGCAGCTTGAAGACGTTGGAGAAGACCCGCATCGGCCCCGCCGTGCGCAGCGCCACCGGCATCGGCCGCGACAGCGCCGCGTTCTTCGGCACCAGCTCGCCGAACAGCATCGAGAACAGGGTCGCGATGCCCAGCGAGATCGCGTGGCTCCAGCCCGCGGACAGGCCCATCGGCTCGACCAGCGGCCGCAGCGCGGGCTCGGCGAGGTAACCGGTCAGCAGCGCGGTCAGCGTGATGCCGAGCTGCGCCCCCGACAGCTGGAACGACAGCTCGCGCAGCGCCCGGCGCACCGTCCGCGCCGGACGCTCACCCCGCTCCGCCCGCGTGTCGATCTCCGCCCGGTCGACCGTGACGAGCGCGAACTCGGCCGCCACGAAGAACGCCGTGCCGAGGGTGAGCAGGACGAACAGCAGGATGTACAGGAACTCAGACAGCACGTCGATGACCAGATCACCTCAGCGCAAGATTCTGCCAGACGGGCGCACCCCGCAGACCCGCTGGCTTGATCGTCCGACTTGCCTGGCACCTGTGCGGATCTCGGTCGCGCATTCGCCCATGTGCCAGGCAAGTCGGATGGTCTTGAGGGGTCAGGCCGCCGGGGTGGGTTTGACGGAGCGGAGGAGGACGGTGGCTACGTCGATGACCTCGACGTCCTCCTGGCCCTTGGAGCGGACGCCGTCGGTGATCATGGTGGAGCAGAAGGGGCAGCCCACGGCAATGGTCTTCGCGCCGGTGGCCAGGGCCTCCTCGGTGCGCTCGACGTTGATCCGCTTGCCGATGCGCTCCTCCATCCACATGCGGGCGCCGCCCGCGCCGCAGCAGAACGAGCGCTCCTCGCGGCGGCCCATCTCCAGGATGCCGGTGCCGTCCCCTGCCGCGGTGGTCGCGCCCGCGCCGATGGCGGCGCCGAGGACCTCACGCGGCGGGGTGAAGACGCGGTTGTGGCGGCCCAGGTAGCACGGGTCGTGGTAGGTCAGGCCGCCGTCGACGGGCGCGACCGGGGTGAGCTTGCCGGTCTTGACCAGGTGCGCGAGCAGCTCGGTGTGGTGCACGACCTCGACCTCCAGGCCGAGCTCCTTGTACTCGTTGCCGAGGGTGTTGAAGCAGTGCGGGCAGGTCGCGACGATCTTCAGCGCGCCGGTTTCCTTGATCGTCTCGACGTTCTGCTGGGCGAGCATCTGGTACACGAACTCGTTGCCGATCCGCCGCGCCGGGTCGCCCGTACAGGTCTCGTTGTTGCCCAGGATCGCGAACTTGACCCCGGCCTCGTTGAGCAGGCTCGCCACGGCGCGCGTGGTCTTCTTGGCCTTGTCCTCGAAGGCGCCCGCGCAGCCGACCCAGAACAGGTACTCGAACTCCTCCACCTCGCCGACGCGCGGCACGGGGAAGTCCAGGCCCTTGGTCCAGTCCTCGCGGGTGTTGGGCGGAGCGCCCCACGGGTTGCCCTTGTTCTCCAGGTTGCGCAGCATCGCCCCGGCCTCGGACGGGAACGACGACTCGATCATGACCTGGTAGCGGCGCATGTCGACGATGTGGTCGACGTGCTCGATGTCGACCGGGCACTGCTCCACGCACGCCCCGCAGGTGGTGCAGGACCACAGCGCGTCGGGGTCGATGACGCCCAGCTCGGCGGCGCCGCCGATGAGCGGCCGCTCGGCCTCGGCCAGGGCGAGCACGTTGACGCCGGCGAGCTGCTCGGCGGTGCCCTTCTCCTCGCCGGTCAGGTCCTTGCCGCCGCCGGCCAGCAGGTAGGGGGCCTTGGCGTACGCGTGGTCGCGCAGGCTCAGCACGATCAGCTTCGGCGACAGGGGCTTGCCGGTGTTCCAGGCGGGGCACTGGGACTGGCAGCGGCCGCACTCGGTGCAGGTCGAGAAGTCCAGCAGGCCCTTCCACCCGAAGTGCTCGACCTGGGACACGCCGAAGGTGTCCTTCTCCGGGTCGGCCTCCTCCAGGTCGATCGGGGCGCCGTTGGAGGTCATCGGCTTGAGCGCGCCGAGCGCGGGCGCGCCGTCGGCGTTGCGCTTGAAGTAGATGTTGAAGAAGGCCAGGAACCGGTGCCAGGCCACGCCCATCGTCGGGTTGAGGCCGATCGTGATCGCCCAGCCCATCGACACGCAGATCTTGATCAGCGCGACGATCGTGATCGCGGTCAGCGAGGCGGGCAGCACCGCGCCGAGGGCGTGCGACAGCGGGGTGGCCCACGCCGGGTGGTGGAACAGCCCGGACGAGACCTTGAACCCGCGGATCAGGAAGCCCAGGACCAGGACCGTGATGATGATGTACTCGACGAAGTAGCCCTGCCACATCGTCGAGCCGGCGAAGCGCGAGTTGGACTGCTTGTTGGGGCGCTGGCGCAGCCGGATCGCGATCAGCACGAGGATCGCGGGGATGCCCAGGATGCCGATCCACTCGGTGACGAACGCGAACACGTCCCAGCCGCCGACGATCGGCAGCTCCCATGCCGGGTTGACCACCTCGAAGTAGGCGCCGGCCACCAGCGTGGACAGGATGATGAAGGAGATCATCACCAGCCAGTGCGCCGCGCCGACGACCGACCACTTGAACATCTTCGTGTGGCCGAACGTCTCGGTCAGCATGGTCTTCCACCGCGCGGCCCGGTCGCCCGAGCGCGTCGGGTCGGGCTGGCCCAGCCGGATCACCGCGAGCATCTGCCGTACCGCTCGCACGACCAGCACCACCGCGACCGCGGTCACGGCCAGCGCGATGACCGTGCTGACGATCTGAACGACGCCCATACCCACGCCTCCCTGCGTCGGATCAGCCCTGTGTATACGTCCCTCCGGAGCTTACGCCCTAGTTACCGTTCAGTAATGTGAGGGTTCGCACAGGCTGACCATCACCCTAGGTCAGCGGGCACGCTGCCGGGCGCGGACGGTCGGGACAGCGCCGAGGCCGCGGCACCGGCCGCGACCTCGGACGCGCGCTAACGTGGACGATTCGGAGAGGTCATCGCCACTTCGAGAGAAGACCCAGCGCGCCCACCATGGCGCCGAAGCCGACAGCCAGGTTCCAATACCCCCAACCCGCCACGGGGTAGAGCGTCTCGGACAGGTAGTACACGACGAGCCACGCGATGCCGAAAACGATCAGGGACACCGCTGTGATCGGCAGCCACATCGGGCTCGGCTTCTTCTCCGCGGCGGTGGCGTTGGGCAACACATCCGTCGGCGGCGTGTAGATCTTCTTCTTGCGGACCTGCGACTTCGGCACGGCTGTCTCCTGGAGGGGCCCTGCCCACACCGGTCGGTGACCTCGGGCATGGGCCTGAATAATGTTCGACAGATAGCGTAGTCAGGTTGTTGCGTTTTGGCACGGAGGGGGAGTGGTGGAATACACATCCGGCACCTCGTCATGGCGTAAGGCCGTGCTCCGGGCGGGTCGCGCGTTCGCCCGGCTGCCCGGCCGGCGCCGCAGCGGCTGGACGCTCGGCGTGCCCCTGATCGCGGCCGCGGCCGGCCTGCTCTTCACCATGAGCGCCACCGTCTCGGCCGGCACCTCGCTGCGCGAGGACCGGCGTGTCGCGCTCGGCGAGCTGATCAGCAAGAAGGAAGCCGAGACGCAGGACGCCCGGATGCGGGTCGATCAGCTGCGCAACGAGATCGACGGGCTGACCGACGCGCTGGCCGTCGGCGACGGCCCGGTCGCCCTGGAGCACGCCCGCGGTGAGGGCTACCTGTCCGCCGCCGGGCTGACCGCCGTACACGGGCGAGGGCTCACCGTGCGCATGGACGACGCCCCGAACAGCGCCGACGACCTCACCCCCGGCACCGCGACCCAGGACGACCTCGTCGTGCACCAGCAGGACGTGCAGGCCGTGGTGAACGCGCTCTGGGCGGGCGGCGCCGAGGCGATGACCATCATGAACGTCCGCGTCATCACCACCACCGCCGTGCAGTGTGTCGGCAACACCCTGCTGCTCGACGGCAAGCGCTACTCCCCGCCGTTCGTGATCTCGGCGATCGGCGACCCGGCCCGGCTCCAGGCCGCGCTGGACGCCGCCAAGGGCGTCCAGGCCTTCCGTGATGCTGTACGGGACTACGGCCTGGGATATAGCGTCACGCGCGAGGCGGACATCCAGGCACCCGCCTACCAGGGGTCCGTGCTGCTGCGCCATGCCTCGGTCCCGCGTTGACAAGCCGGAGAGCAGCATGAGCAGGCACAGGGCGTCGGAGCCCGAGGACGACCAGACGACCATGTTCCCCCGGGTGACCGACGAGCCCGCGGCGGATGCCTCGATCACCAGCGTGCTGCCCGTGGTGCCCGCCGACGCGACGACCGTGCTGCCGGTGATCTCGACGCCGCCGTCGCCGCGTCCCGCCGCGCCGGGAGCGGAGGCGCAGCCCTCCCCCTACGCGCCGGTGAGCCCGGCACCGCAGGCCGCCGCCCCGGTGAGCCCCGCCCCGGTGAGCCCGGCCGCGGCGAGCGACGAGACCACGTACCTGCCGCGGATCTCGGATGAGACCACCCAGCTCCCGCGGATCGCCAAGCCCGCGCCCTCGGTGGCGACCGGCCGCGCGACGGCCACCGACGAGACCGGCCTGCTCGGCGCGATCCCGCCCGCTCCCCCGCCGTCTGCCGACGAGCCCAAGCCGTCCCCCCGGCCGCGCTGGAGCGGCGAGCCGGAGCCGCCGCCGATCAAGGCCGTGCGGGCCGGTGAGAAGAACTACCGCAGCATCCACTCCGAGTACACCCGGACCACCTTCGGTTCGGTGCTGCGCATGACGCTGCGCGGCACCGGCGAGCTGATGATCACGGTCGGCCTGGTCATCCTGCTCTTCGCGGCGTACGAGGTGTGGGGCAAGACGGCCATCGTCGAGGGCCACCAGAGCGAGCTGGAGCAGCAGCTGAACTGGGGTGAGCCGGTCGTGGGCGCCCCGACGCCGACGCCCAGCCCGTCGGTCACCGGCAAGCCCAAGCCGCCGCCCGCCGGGCAGCCGGTCGCCAAGCTCTACATCCCCAAGCTGAACAAGCACTGGGTCGTGGTGCAGGGCGTGACGCAGAAGGACATCCGATACGCGCCGGGCCACTACCCGAACAGCGCGATGCCGGGCCAGGAGGGCAACTTCTCGGTCGCCGGGCACCGCAACCGGGCCACCTTCTGGGACCTGGACAAGCTCCACGGCGGCGACAAGATCGTCGTGGAGACCAAGGACATGTACTACGTGTACGAGGTGGCCAAGCAGCGCATCGTGCTGCCGTCCGCGGTCGAGGTGGTGCGGCCGGTGCCGCCGACCATGACCGCCGGCAAGCTGCTCACGCTGACCACGTGCAACCCGAAGTTCGACAACTACCAGCGTCTGATCATCCACGGGACGCTCGTGCACGAGCAGCCGCGCTCCGCCGGGCCGCCCGCCGAACTGGCAGGAGCCGCCTGATGTACGCCTGGATCTGGCGCAAGCTGCCCTTCGGCCTGCGCGGCAAGCTGGCCGGCTCGTTCGTGCTGCTCGGCATCGTCGGCGCGCTGCTGTGGTACGTGATCTTCCCGTGGGCGGAGCCGCTGCTCCCCTTCGACGATGTCCAGGTCGGCGACCCCGACAGCGGATACTCGCAGCTGGAGGACCCGTTCGAGATCCCCGGGGCACCCTCCGGCGAGCCCGACGATCACGAAATCCCGTACGAGACCGGGGACACCCCGGAGCCGTCCAGCTCGACCGCCAGGTGAGGGCCATGCGCGTTCTTGTGATCGACAACTACGACTCGTTCGTCTACAACCTCGTGCAGTACCTCGGCCAGCTCGGGGTGGAGTGCGAGGTCCGGCGCAACGACGAGATCAGCGTCGCCGAGGTGGGCAGGCTGGGCGCCGACGGCGTGCTGCTGTCCCCCGGCCCCGGCGCGCCCGAGTCGGCCGGCATCTGCCTGGACGTCATCGCCGAGTACGGCGGGAAGCTCCCGCTCTTCGGGGTGTGCCTGGGCCACCAGGCGATCGGCCAGGCGTTCGGCGCCACGGTGACCCGCGCCCCGGAGCTGCTGCACGGAAAGACGTCGCAGGTCACGCACACCGGCGCGGGTGTGCTGGCCGGTCTGCCGGACCCGTTCACGGCGACCCGCTACCACTCGCTCGCCGTCGTCGAGGACACCCTGCCCGCCGAGATCGAGGTGACGGGGCGGACCGAATCGGGGGTGGTGATGGCGATGCGGCACCGCACCCTGCCGATCGAGGGCGTGCAGTTCCACCCCGAGTCGGTGCTCACCCAGGGCGGCCACCTGATGCTGGCCAACTGGCTGGCGTCCTGCGGCCACACCGAGGCCCTCGACCGTGCCCCGGCCCTGGCCGAAGAGGTCGAGCAGCGCCGCCTCGCCGCCTTCCCGGCGTAACCACCCGCGAACGAAACGGCGCCCGTCCCCGAGGGGACGGGCGCCGTTTCCATGTCTCGGCGGTTACTCCGATGGCGACGGGCTGGGCGACGGCGACTCCTGTGCCTTCGCCTTGAACACCACGATGGTGACCTTGCTGCCCTTCGGCTTCAGGGTGCTCTGGCCGGGGTTCTGGTTCTGCACCGTGCCGACCCGGCTCGGATCGTCGGTCTCCTCGCCCTGGCGCACCTCGACCTCGAAGCCGAGCCGCTTCAGCTCCGCGGTGGCCGCCTCCTCCGACATGCCGATCACGCGCGGCACGGCCACCTGGTTGCCCTTGGAGACCTTCACCTCGACGGTCGAGCCCTCGGCCACCTCCTCGCCGGCGGGCGGGTTCGTGTCGATCACAGTGCCTGCGGCCTTGTCGCTGTCCACCGGCACGAACTGCGGCACCAGATTGAGCTTGCGCAGCGCGTCCTCGGCGAACGCCTGGGTGAGGTCCTTCAGCGGAGGCACCGTCTGGAGCGGCGCGCCGTTGCAGATCTGGTAGACGACCTCGGCCTTCTCCTTCACCGCCTCGCCCTGGGCCGGGTCCTGCTCCACCACGGTGTTCTTGCGGCAGTCCGTGTTCAGCACCGGCTCCCCGATCTTCGGGGTCAAACCGGCGCTGGTCAGCAGAGCCTTGGCTTCGGCCTCGGTCTTGCCCATCAGGTTGGGGACCGGGATGTCCTTGGGCTGGTTGGCCAGGATCAGGCCCGCGGTCAGCGCGACCACGGCCAGCACACCGAGCGCGGTGAGGGTGGCGATGACCCAGCCCGAGGCGCGGCGGCGTCGCGCGTCGCCCACCCGGGCGGGAGCGTTGCGGCCGGTGCCGGTGCGCGCCGGCGCCGTCATCGGGATGGTCTGCTCCTCGCGCAGCACCGGGGTCGCCATGACCGGGCGGCCCGCGGCGGCGCGCAGCAGATCGGCCCGCATCTCACCGGCCGACTGGTAGCGGTTGGCGGGGTTCTTCGACAGCGCCTTGAGCACCACCGCGTCGATGTCGGGGGTGACATCGCGGTTGGACTCGCTGGGCGCCGGCGGCTCCTCCCGTACGTGCTGGTAGGCCACGGCCACGGGGGAGTCGCCGACGAACGGCGGGTGCCCGCAGAGCAGCTCGAAGAGCACGCAGCCAGCCGCGTAGACGTCCGAGCGGGCGTCGACGGCCTCACCGCGCGCCTGCTCGGGAGAC
The Catellatospora sp. IY07-71 DNA segment above includes these coding regions:
- a CDS encoding class E sortase; protein product: MSRHRASEPEDDQTTMFPRVTDEPAADASITSVLPVVPADATTVLPVISTPPSPRPAAPGAEAQPSPYAPVSPAPQAAAPVSPAPVSPAAASDETTYLPRISDETTQLPRIAKPAPSVATGRATATDETGLLGAIPPAPPPSADEPKPSPRPRWSGEPEPPPIKAVRAGEKNYRSIHSEYTRTTFGSVLRMTLRGTGELMITVGLVILLFAAYEVWGKTAIVEGHQSELEQQLNWGEPVVGAPTPTPSPSVTGKPKPPPAGQPVAKLYIPKLNKHWVVVQGVTQKDIRYAPGHYPNSAMPGQEGNFSVAGHRNRATFWDLDKLHGGDKIVVETKDMYYVYEVAKQRIVLPSAVEVVRPVPPTMTAGKLLTLTTCNPKFDNYQRLIIHGTLVHEQPRSAGPPAELAGAA
- a CDS encoding aminodeoxychorismate/anthranilate synthase component II codes for the protein MRVLVIDNYDSFVYNLVQYLGQLGVECEVRRNDEISVAEVGRLGADGVLLSPGPGAPESAGICLDVIAEYGGKLPLFGVCLGHQAIGQAFGATVTRAPELLHGKTSQVTHTGAGVLAGLPDPFTATRYHSLAVVEDTLPAEIEVTGRTESGVVMAMRHRTLPIEGVQFHPESVLTQGGHLMLANWLASCGHTEALDRAPALAEEVEQRRLAAFPA
- the pknB gene encoding Stk1 family PASTA domain-containing Ser/Thr kinase, coding for MNAQARLLGGRYQVGELLGYGGMAEVHRGRDLRLGRDVAIKMLRTDLARDATFQMRFRREAQNAAALNHPAIVAVYDTGEERAPSGEVLPYIVMEFVAGRTLKEVLAAEGRLMPRRALEITADICAALEFSHRHGIIHRDIKPGNVMFTPNAQVKVMDFGIARALASGATTMTQTSAVIGTAQYLSPEQARGEAVDARSDVYAAGCVLFELLCGHPPFVGDSPVAVAYQHVREEPPAPSESNRDVTPDIDAVVLKALSKNPANRYQSAGEMRADLLRAAAGRPVMATPVLREEQTIPMTAPARTGTGRNAPARVGDARRRRASGWVIATLTALGVLAVVALTAGLILANQPKDIPVPNLMGKTEAEAKALLTSAGLTPKIGEPVLNTDCRKNTVVEQDPAQGEAVKEKAEVVYQICNGAPLQTVPPLKDLTQAFAEDALRKLNLVPQFVPVDSDKAAGTVIDTNPPAGEEVAEGSTVEVKVSKGNQVAVPRVIGMSEEAATAELKRLGFEVEVRQGEETDDPSRVGTVQNQNPGQSTLKPKGSKVTIVVFKAKAQESPSPSPSPSE